The window CGATGAAAAAGCGGAGCATACACGTCAGTATGTGAGCATTTTGAATCGGATTGCAACGCAGCTGTCAGGCATTAGATGGTGTTATGAAACCGGGTTTAAGTTATTTCTTCGTCTGTTAGATAACAAGCCGGGTCCGGGGCCCACACATCTCCGGTCACGGCTTCCGCGCGCACTCTAAAATTTCCTGCACAAATATCGAGCCATTTGCACCTGGCGCATCTGTCTTTGACGTACTTTTTCTTTTGTTTCAGCTTTTTCATCAGGGGTTCTGACGTATCTGTCCAGATCTGGGAAAACGGTCGATCTTTAATGTTGCCAAAATTGTAATGCCGCCAAAATTGATCGGCATAGACTTCACCATCCCAGCTGATACAGCCGATGCCTCTTCCGGAATTATTCCCTTCATTCATCTTAAGAAGTTCAAGAACCTCTTTGGCACGCCCGGGATTTTCTTTAAGCAGCCTTAAATACAGGTATGGACCGTCCGCGTGATTATCAACGGTCAAAACTTCTTTCGGCTTTCCCTTTTCATGCAACATCTTTGTTCGATCAATGATCAGGTCCACCGCTTTTCTCGATTCTTCATGGGACAGGTCTTCATCAACAAGTTTTGAACCGCGCCCGGCATAGACCAGGTGATAAAAGCAGACCCGGGGAATTTCCATATCTTCAAGCAAATCAAATATCTGTGGAATCTCTGCCGCATTGAACTTGTTCATGGTAAATCGAAGGCCGACTTTTATGCCTGCGGCCTTACAGTTTTCAATTCCCTTAAGTGCGGATTGAAAAGCCCCTTTCACCCCCCTGAATTTATCATTGATCTCTTCCATCCCGTCTATACTAATGCCGACATAGGACAGGCCGATCTCTTTCAGCGTTTGGGCCATCTGAGGGGTAATCAGGGTACCGTTTGTTGATATCACGGCACGCATACCTTTTTTTACCGCATAGTCGGCCAGCTCAGGAAGGTCCTTTCGCGCCAGGGGTTCCCCACCGGAAAACAGCAGCACCGGCACGCCAAACTCCGACAGATCGTCTATCAGTCGTTTGCCTTCTTCGGTTGACAGTTCATTGTCAAACGACCGGTCTTTGGCCTGGGCATAACAATGAACACATTTTAAATTACATCTCCGGGTGATATTCCATACCACCACGGGTCGCTTATCACTGGAAAACTGAAGGAGATGTGAAGGCAGTTGGGATGACATCCGTCCATAGCGCAAAGCATCTGAAGGTTCCACGGTGCCACAGTATAGTTTAGAAATTCCGATCATACAAATCTCGTGATTTATGGTGCTAAAATGCAGAAAGGGTATTGAATAATAACATATTTTTTAGCCTGCAACCGGTGACAAAAATCGGCAATGCTTTTTATGCGCAACAGCAGCAATCTTTTTGTCAAACCGTCTAAAGCGGATTTTTTACCAGTTCATCTTGAATCAATTCGCTGATAAAAGATTCAG is drawn from Thermodesulfobacteriota bacterium and contains these coding sequences:
- the ahbC gene encoding 12,18-didecarboxysiroheme deacetylase, which codes for MIGISKLYCGTVEPSDALRYGRMSSQLPSHLLQFSSDKRPVVVWNITRRCNLKCVHCYAQAKDRSFDNELSTEEGKRLIDDLSEFGVPVLLFSGGEPLARKDLPELADYAVKKGMRAVISTNGTLITPQMAQTLKEIGLSYVGISIDGMEEINDKFRGVKGAFQSALKGIENCKAAGIKVGLRFTMNKFNAAEIPQIFDLLEDMEIPRVCFYHLVYAGRGSKLVDEDLSHEESRKAVDLIIDRTKMLHEKGKPKEVLTVDNHADGPYLYLRLLKENPGRAKEVLELLKMNEGNNSGRGIGCISWDGEVYADQFWRHYNFGNIKDRPFSQIWTDTSEPLMKKLKQKKKYVKDRCARCKWLDICAGNFRVRAEAVTGDVWAPDPACYLTDEEIT